Proteins co-encoded in one Schaalia radingae genomic window:
- a CDS encoding glycoside hydrolase family 172 protein, with product MMNHLSRPGKIALAASTALLLSIGGLAQAAPPDENPATGWQTYTDITRLPELSTGTQSRQFSSFDREGGNDHDGFSGKYSCLRTTDEGCVLAEATGAGEIQSIWSTWDRGDVTKAGNIIIELDGTVVLNAQFQDVVEGKAGAPFIYPFVADKMQTSGGVYIKIPMPYRESMRVTVQNNPFFYHVSYRSFATADGISTFDPSNVPTDLLEQTKTWGTQPPASLVNEPNLHADFSLAPGESTTIATLDEPGMLQAFTLGLPGLKGAPAPERMNDDGRATKDSTSFTVAIDPANEGVTLTRRYDPISPDQKARILVDGTQAGQWDGTEGKSGVWREESVELPADATAGKSSIRITNEFISAGNDFNEFRYFVDSKVGGDMIRTDEVDVGEGTDESRASEQAHDYSIVNERWHGDRTYARENTNPADAEQIAASDDFLTNTHIQIHADGQLTVDAPIGEFFGTGLGQAPVTSLMFGVDPETGTYSSWWPMPFGKTMTISLVNNSQYTLNNGTCDVTFNADASVAERLSGPVPSLGYFYATHHAGPTEDGRDWVFLSTEGQGRFMGVSHTMSSSQGDGNVRGYLEGDERIYVDGLRTPQWHGTGSEDFYEGGWYFDYGPFSAFTNGAPLEKIAGTYGCDYQCDSAYRLLIGDAIDFQSSISAGLEHGPDNRHPAEYSSTAFWYGHAAAPVLTLTDSLNITDVDSEAAHAYSGGGEPRSLTSTFEGNDDTVSVTDSLRDSADPITFTAAVKKSNQGVRLHRMSDQSSGYQSVDVAVNGMHVGTWLQPLANQTHQWLEDTFEIPRAITENVDSITVELTPRDGSAPWSAARYEVYTIGGEEAATPVEPPEPAEPPAPPTSPTTGERPQADKPPRLSATGSSAPILALTALGALGVGACALSVRRRH from the coding sequence ATGATGAATCACCTCTCTCGACCGGGAAAGATCGCACTGGCCGCGTCAACAGCCCTGCTGCTCAGCATCGGCGGACTCGCCCAGGCAGCGCCACCCGACGAAAATCCCGCAACAGGTTGGCAAACCTACACTGACATCACTCGCCTTCCGGAACTGAGCACCGGCACGCAGAGCCGCCAGTTCTCAAGTTTTGATCGCGAAGGTGGCAACGACCACGACGGATTCAGCGGAAAGTACTCCTGCCTGCGCACCACCGATGAAGGATGCGTGCTGGCAGAAGCCACAGGCGCCGGCGAAATCCAATCCATCTGGTCAACGTGGGATCGTGGCGACGTCACCAAGGCCGGCAACATCATCATCGAACTCGACGGCACAGTCGTTCTCAATGCACAGTTCCAGGACGTGGTTGAAGGTAAAGCCGGCGCACCGTTCATCTATCCGTTCGTTGCCGACAAGATGCAAACCTCCGGTGGCGTGTACATCAAGATCCCCATGCCCTACCGCGAATCCATGCGCGTCACGGTGCAGAACAATCCGTTCTTTTACCATGTGTCGTACCGCTCGTTCGCCACCGCTGACGGCATTTCGACCTTCGATCCCTCCAACGTGCCCACCGACCTGCTCGAACAGACTAAGACTTGGGGTACGCAGCCGCCGGCCTCCCTCGTCAATGAGCCGAACCTGCACGCAGACTTCAGTCTTGCTCCGGGCGAATCCACAACAATCGCGACACTGGATGAGCCCGGAATGCTCCAGGCTTTCACCCTTGGCCTGCCAGGTCTCAAGGGCGCGCCGGCACCTGAGCGCATGAACGATGACGGTCGCGCAACGAAGGATTCGACCAGCTTCACCGTGGCGATTGATCCCGCGAACGAGGGAGTCACGCTCACGCGCCGCTATGACCCGATTTCACCTGATCAGAAGGCACGCATCCTGGTTGACGGCACGCAGGCCGGCCAGTGGGATGGCACCGAAGGCAAATCAGGGGTGTGGCGCGAAGAATCGGTTGAACTGCCCGCCGACGCCACCGCTGGCAAGTCATCGATCCGTATCACCAACGAATTCATCTCTGCGGGCAACGACTTCAACGAATTCCGCTACTTCGTCGACTCCAAGGTGGGCGGCGACATGATCCGAACCGACGAAGTCGACGTTGGCGAGGGAACCGACGAATCGCGCGCCTCTGAACAAGCTCACGACTATTCGATCGTGAACGAACGTTGGCACGGAGACCGGACCTATGCGCGCGAAAATACAAACCCCGCTGACGCCGAGCAAATCGCGGCGTCCGACGATTTCCTGACGAATACACATATCCAGATCCACGCCGACGGCCAGTTGACCGTCGACGCGCCGATCGGAGAATTCTTCGGTACCGGTCTGGGTCAGGCGCCCGTTACCTCGCTGATGTTCGGTGTCGATCCCGAAACAGGGACATATTCGTCGTGGTGGCCGATGCCGTTCGGCAAGACGATGACGATCTCACTGGTCAACAACTCTCAGTACACGCTGAACAACGGTACGTGCGATGTCACATTCAACGCGGATGCGAGTGTGGCCGAGCGTTTGAGCGGACCGGTCCCCTCCCTCGGATATTTCTACGCCACGCACCACGCGGGTCCGACCGAAGACGGGCGCGACTGGGTGTTCCTCTCAACTGAAGGCCAGGGCCGCTTCATGGGAGTCAGCCACACCATGTCCTCGTCACAGGGCGACGGCAACGTTCGCGGCTACCTGGAAGGCGATGAGCGCATCTACGTTGACGGGCTGCGCACCCCACAGTGGCACGGCACCGGCAGTGAAGATTTCTACGAGGGTGGCTGGTATTTCGATTACGGACCGTTCTCCGCATTTACCAACGGTGCGCCACTGGAGAAGATCGCTGGAACGTACGGCTGTGACTATCAGTGCGACTCGGCCTACCGACTGCTGATCGGTGATGCGATCGATTTCCAGAGCTCGATCAGCGCCGGATTGGAGCACGGGCCGGATAATCGCCATCCAGCTGAATACTCTTCGACCGCTTTCTGGTACGGCCACGCGGCTGCGCCTGTACTGACCCTTACTGATTCACTCAACATCACCGACGTGGACAGCGAGGCGGCTCACGCGTACTCAGGTGGCGGCGAACCGCGCTCCCTGACCAGCACATTCGAAGGCAACGATGACACGGTCAGCGTGACCGATTCTCTGCGCGACTCGGCTGATCCGATCACTTTCACCGCGGCAGTCAAGAAGTCGAATCAGGGTGTACGCCTGCATCGCATGTCGGACCAGTCGAGTGGCTATCAAAGCGTCGATGTGGCCGTGAACGGCATGCATGTCGGCACGTGGCTGCAGCCCCTGGCCAATCAGACTCATCAGTGGCTGGAGGACACGTTCGAAATCCCCCGCGCCATCACTGAGAACGTCGATAGCATCACGGTTGAGCTGACTCCGCGCGATGGTTCGGCACCGTGGAGTGCTGCGCGCTACGAGGTGTACACGATTGGCGGCGAAGAGGCGGCGACGCCAGTCGAACCGCCGGAACCGGCTGAACCGCCCGCACCGCCTACATCGCCC
- a CDS encoding sugar ABC transporter ATP-binding protein — translation MANRRRVVTVPLLEMHHIGKSFSGVRALDNVSLRLGAGEVVALLGENGAGKSTLINVLSGVFNDYDGHIKVDGEPVTLHSPSTAQQLGISTIHQELNLVPDMSVADNIWLGREQATGGWVKKQRTISTARDLLARVGLDLDPRKFVRQYRLAEQQLIEVAKAMSLNTRILIMDEPTSALADAEVERLFEVVRSLASEGVGIIYISHRLEELEEIADRVEVLRDGQFFGEREMKDVSRSELIHMMVGRPISELHQRPEETGARAEGGEARLTVEHLSLMPNARESRAALHDISLSVEPGEVLGIAGLMGAGRSEVLESIFGTPPSSDMIGQVTLNGKALTKRTPARSIDAGIALVCEDRKLQSLILENSVRFNMTLPALSDFAGIGGWVKKTREKKASEEQVQTLGVKTPSMDAFMSTLSGGNQQKVVLGKWLLTNPEVILLDEPTRGIDVGAKAEIYELVAQLASQGVSFIVVSSELPELLGMCDRIVVLCEGKITAEFDAGTATQEDLLTAAMPIQGQAVREDAPAVDAIETAK, via the coding sequence ATGGCGAATCGGAGGCGCGTCGTGACTGTACCGTTGCTCGAAATGCACCATATCGGGAAATCGTTTTCAGGAGTGCGAGCACTCGATAATGTGTCGTTGCGCCTGGGCGCCGGTGAAGTTGTGGCACTGCTGGGAGAAAACGGAGCAGGCAAGTCCACGCTGATCAACGTGCTCTCTGGAGTCTTCAACGACTACGACGGTCACATCAAGGTCGACGGAGAGCCGGTCACGCTGCATAGCCCCAGCACCGCACAACAGCTGGGGATTTCCACCATCCACCAGGAACTGAACCTCGTCCCCGACATGTCAGTGGCAGACAATATCTGGCTCGGACGAGAACAGGCGACCGGAGGGTGGGTCAAGAAACAGCGCACGATTTCGACGGCCCGGGATCTGCTGGCGCGAGTCGGGCTGGATCTAGATCCTAGAAAGTTCGTGCGTCAATACCGACTGGCAGAACAGCAGCTCATTGAAGTGGCAAAGGCGATGAGCCTGAACACCCGAATCCTGATCATGGACGAACCGACGTCGGCGCTGGCAGATGCTGAAGTTGAACGCCTGTTCGAGGTTGTCAGGTCACTTGCATCCGAGGGAGTCGGCATCATCTACATCTCTCACCGTCTGGAAGAACTCGAAGAGATTGCTGACCGGGTCGAAGTCCTGCGAGATGGACAGTTCTTCGGTGAACGCGAGATGAAGGACGTCAGTCGATCAGAACTGATCCACATGATGGTGGGTCGTCCGATCTCGGAACTGCACCAGCGTCCCGAGGAAACCGGTGCCCGCGCCGAGGGCGGCGAAGCCAGACTGACGGTGGAGCACCTCTCCCTCATGCCCAATGCGCGCGAGTCGCGGGCAGCACTGCACGACATCTCGCTGTCGGTTGAGCCCGGCGAAGTGCTGGGAATCGCCGGCCTGATGGGAGCTGGTCGCTCAGAAGTACTCGAATCCATTTTTGGAACACCCCCATCCTCGGACATGATCGGTCAGGTCACCCTGAACGGCAAGGCGCTGACCAAGCGGACGCCCGCACGCAGTATCGACGCCGGGATTGCCCTGGTATGTGAAGATCGAAAACTGCAGAGCCTGATCCTGGAAAACTCCGTGCGCTTCAATATGACGCTCCCCGCCCTGTCGGATTTTGCCGGCATAGGCGGATGGGTGAAGAAAACTCGAGAAAAGAAGGCGAGCGAGGAGCAGGTTCAGACTCTTGGGGTGAAGACCCCGTCGATGGATGCGTTCATGAGCACCTTGTCGGGTGGAAACCAGCAGAAAGTCGTCCTCGGAAAATGGCTGCTGACCAACCCGGAAGTGATCTTGCTCGATGAGCCGACACGCGGTATCGATGTCGGTGCGAAAGCAGAAATCTACGAACTTGTTGCGCAGCTGGCATCGCAGGGAGTGTCGTTCATCGTTGTCTCGTCAGAGCTTCCCGAATTACTGGGAATGTGCGACCGAATCGTGGTGTTGTGCGAAGGAAAAATCACCGCTGAATTTGACGCCGGCACAGCCACTCAGGAAGACCTACTCACCGCGGCAATGCCGATTCAAGGGCAGGCAGTCAGAGAGGATGCGCCCGCCGTCGATGCCATCGAAACTGCTAAATAG
- a CDS encoding ABC transporter permease, translating into MSTQSQRGSGAVVQRKKWLLMLSQSQGYIGLLLIVLIGLWSQGGRFADIGNLTNAIGYFAPRGILAVGMTLVIITGGIDLSVGAVMAVGSTTSAWLLTEMNWPVIAIVPTSMAVGALFGIISGIGTAYLKIQSFVMTLAIMTIARGFTREFSHNVSIGTNVIGPDGEVAPGSQQFRMLGTPGETLFPIPLIGYFPVLALIVVIILVHLLLSRTTFGRHVYAVGGNPTAARLSGVNVKAVLVIVFMISGLLCGLAGPINAAYNASADPQAGMTYEMDAIAAVVIGGASLAGGRGTVIGTSIGALILTLLDNVLGLNNFSANWQMIIKGIILVVAVVIQHPDLIPNAAARLKRRTAHPVKASSTPHAKE; encoded by the coding sequence ATGAGCACACAGTCGCAGCGCGGATCGGGTGCGGTCGTGCAGCGCAAGAAATGGCTCCTGATGTTGAGCCAGTCCCAAGGCTATATCGGCCTTCTCCTGATCGTCCTGATTGGACTGTGGAGCCAGGGAGGGCGCTTCGCGGACATAGGAAACCTGACGAACGCCATTGGGTACTTCGCTCCGCGAGGCATCCTGGCGGTGGGAATGACTCTGGTCATTATCACCGGCGGCATCGATCTGTCGGTGGGCGCAGTCATGGCAGTCGGTTCAACCACGTCAGCATGGCTGCTGACGGAAATGAACTGGCCGGTGATCGCGATTGTTCCCACGTCAATGGCTGTGGGCGCCCTCTTCGGCATCATCAGCGGTATCGGCACCGCGTACTTAAAGATCCAGTCGTTTGTCATGACGCTGGCCATCATGACGATCGCACGAGGCTTTACCCGCGAGTTCTCCCATAACGTGTCGATCGGAACGAATGTGATCGGACCGGACGGGGAGGTGGCTCCGGGATCTCAACAGTTCCGAATGCTGGGGACGCCAGGCGAAACGCTGTTCCCTATACCGTTAATAGGGTATTTCCCTGTGCTGGCGCTGATCGTGGTCATTATCCTCGTCCATCTGCTGCTGTCACGCACGACGTTCGGGCGGCACGTGTACGCGGTGGGCGGCAATCCCACCGCGGCGCGCCTGTCGGGTGTGAACGTCAAAGCAGTGCTCGTCATTGTCTTCATGATCTCTGGTTTGCTGTGCGGCCTGGCCGGTCCGATTAACGCGGCTTATAACGCATCAGCAGATCCTCAAGCCGGCATGACCTATGAGATGGACGCGATTGCAGCCGTCGTCATCGGTGGTGCGAGCCTGGCTGGCGGCCGAGGCACAGTGATCGGAACGTCGATCGGCGCATTGATCCTGACCCTGCTCGACAACGTGCTGGGCCTGAACAACTTCAGTGCCAACTGGCAGATGATCATTAAAGGCATCATCCTCGTGGTCGCCGTTGTGATCCAACATCCCGACCTCATTCCCAACGCTGCGGCTCGCCTGAAACGACGAACCGCGCATCCCGTTAAGGCATCCTCGACGCCACACGCGAAGGAGTAG
- a CDS encoding substrate-binding domain-containing protein produces the protein MTITRRKLPVLLAGALVAAASLGACATNDQSTSGSQTDEGASSATTDQSSAAGASDGRLLPEKDKYVIGYSQANNAEPYRAQINAQLEYYIGQESNLELLPIADAQQDSSRQVSQVQQFIQQGVDILIVSPNESDPLTPPVEQACEAGIPVIVLDRAVNTDCITSFIGGDNVAIGKAAGELALQLLPDGGKVVELRGITSNQPQIDRDQGFRDAIAANPKIEIVKDQDAKWIKEEGTKIMQQWLQSGEDIDLVYAHNDPMALGAYLAAAGAGKADDIKFIGIDGLAIPDGGIRAVQEGQLAGTFIYPTGAKETVDTILAMIKGEPVEAQQVLETTPITPENAAEQYELNDFSNKK, from the coding sequence ATGACAATCACGCGACGCAAACTACCGGTACTCCTGGCGGGTGCCCTGGTTGCCGCAGCATCGCTCGGCGCGTGCGCAACCAACGATCAGTCGACATCCGGCTCACAGACAGATGAAGGCGCATCGAGTGCCACAACTGATCAGAGCAGCGCGGCTGGCGCAAGCGACGGACGTCTGCTGCCCGAAAAGGACAAGTACGTCATCGGGTACTCACAGGCCAACAACGCTGAGCCATACCGTGCGCAGATCAACGCACAGCTGGAGTATTACATCGGGCAGGAATCGAACCTTGAGTTGCTGCCGATTGCTGACGCTCAGCAGGATTCCTCACGTCAGGTGAGTCAGGTCCAGCAGTTCATTCAGCAGGGCGTTGACATTCTGATCGTCTCGCCTAACGAGTCTGACCCGTTGACCCCGCCAGTTGAGCAGGCATGTGAAGCAGGTATCCCGGTGATCGTGTTGGACCGCGCTGTGAACACGGACTGCATCACCTCCTTCATCGGCGGTGACAACGTGGCAATCGGTAAGGCCGCAGGTGAACTGGCACTCCAGCTTCTACCTGATGGCGGTAAAGTCGTCGAGCTGCGAGGCATTACCTCGAACCAGCCTCAGATCGACCGCGACCAGGGCTTCCGTGACGCAATCGCTGCGAACCCGAAGATCGAGATCGTCAAGGATCAGGACGCAAAGTGGATCAAGGAAGAGGGCACCAAGATCATGCAGCAGTGGCTGCAGTCCGGTGAAGACATTGACCTGGTCTACGCGCATAATGACCCGATGGCGCTGGGCGCATACCTGGCTGCGGCCGGTGCCGGCAAAGCCGACGACATCAAGTTCATCGGTATTGACGGCCTCGCAATTCCTGACGGTGGCATACGAGCCGTTCAGGAAGGCCAGCTGGCAGGTACCTTCATCTATCCGACAGGTGCTAAGGAAACAGTTGACACCATTTTGGCGATGATCAAGGGCGAGCCGGTCGAGGCCCAGCAGGTCCTTGAAACCACCCCGATCACACCTGAAAACGCTGCCGAACAGTACGAGCTGAACGACTTCTCCAACAAGAAGTAA
- a CDS encoding ABC-F family ATP-binding cassette domain-containing protein, whose amino-acid sequence MAHLLGTDNLHMEYPTTVVLDQVTVGVDEGDRIGVVGRNGDGKSTLLRLLTRQITPDSGRVTHRRDLRLGYLSQSDRLNPSHTVKEALVGDRPEYEWASDANIRSIISGLASDIAWDSLVGDLSGGQRRRVDLARLLVGEWDVLILDEPTNHLDIEAVAWLADHLKYRWSPRDGALIVVTHDRWFLDEVCTRMWEVHDTTVEPFEGGYAAYVLQRVERDRIAAATEAKRHNLMRKELAWLRRGAPARTSKPKFRIEAANELIADVPQVRNPIELQRLSVARLGKQVVDLLDVSVSFDTNEVLRDVTWRIAPGERSAILGPNGAGKSTLLNVISGALKPTSGRVRQGKTVRIGVLDQQFSQLDEISGDRVREVLGRTRTTFVVDGKDTTPAQMLERLGFRHEHLSARVGELSGGQKRRLQILLVLLDQPNVMILDEPTNDVDADMLTALEDVLDTWPGTLLVVSHDRYLIERVTDQQYAIIDGTFRHLPGGVEQYLKIQGQTEPAEPSPPEEETENSGARAYAAQKELSALERKMDRLTRQDEDLKAQMADHDPTDYVGLQDLADQVRAVEDEVGQLEAQWLELSEELEDQR is encoded by the coding sequence ATGGCACATCTTCTTGGCACAGACAACCTGCATATGGAATACCCCACGACCGTCGTCCTTGATCAGGTCACCGTCGGAGTTGACGAGGGCGACCGAATCGGCGTGGTGGGTCGCAACGGAGACGGCAAATCCACACTCTTGCGGCTACTGACCCGCCAGATCACACCTGACAGCGGTCGCGTCACTCATCGTCGCGACCTGCGCCTGGGATACCTCAGCCAGTCTGATCGTCTGAATCCGTCTCACACCGTCAAAGAAGCACTAGTGGGAGATCGCCCGGAGTATGAGTGGGCGTCCGACGCGAATATCCGATCCATTATTTCTGGACTGGCTTCGGATATCGCATGGGATTCCCTCGTCGGTGATCTTTCAGGTGGACAGCGCCGACGCGTCGATCTTGCGCGCCTGCTTGTGGGCGAGTGGGATGTGCTGATTCTGGATGAACCAACGAACCACCTGGACATCGAGGCGGTCGCGTGGCTGGCTGACCATCTCAAGTACCGGTGGAGTCCGCGCGACGGTGCGCTCATCGTTGTGACGCACGATCGGTGGTTCCTTGATGAGGTGTGCACCCGCATGTGGGAGGTGCATGACACAACGGTTGAACCGTTCGAAGGCGGATACGCAGCGTACGTCCTGCAGCGTGTGGAACGTGACCGGATCGCGGCTGCGACCGAAGCGAAGCGCCATAACCTGATGCGCAAGGAACTTGCCTGGTTGCGTCGCGGAGCGCCGGCGCGCACGTCCAAGCCGAAGTTCCGTATCGAAGCGGCGAATGAGCTGATCGCTGACGTACCGCAGGTGCGCAACCCGATTGAACTGCAGCGGCTATCTGTGGCACGCCTGGGCAAACAGGTGGTGGATCTGCTGGACGTGTCGGTTTCGTTTGATACGAACGAGGTTCTGCGCGACGTGACGTGGAGGATCGCACCCGGAGAGCGCAGCGCTATCCTCGGCCCGAACGGTGCGGGCAAGTCAACCCTGCTCAACGTCATCAGCGGTGCGCTGAAGCCGACGTCGGGGCGAGTACGTCAGGGTAAGACTGTTCGTATCGGAGTGCTCGACCAGCAGTTTTCGCAGCTGGATGAGATCTCGGGTGACCGCGTGCGCGAAGTGCTTGGCCGCACCAGAACAACGTTCGTCGTGGACGGTAAAGACACCACTCCAGCGCAGATGCTGGAGCGCCTCGGATTTCGCCACGAGCATCTGTCAGCGCGCGTCGGAGAACTGTCGGGCGGGCAGAAACGCAGGCTGCAGATTCTGCTCGTCCTGCTTGACCAACCCAATGTCATGATTCTGGACGAGCCGACCAACGACGTCGATGCCGATATGCTGACCGCCCTGGAGGACGTCCTCGACACGTGGCCGGGCACGCTGCTGGTTGTGTCGCACGATCGGTACCTGATTGAGCGCGTCACCGACCAGCAATACGCCATCATTGACGGCACGTTCCGCCATCTGCCCGGTGGGGTCGAGCAGTACCTGAAGATCCAGGGCCAGACTGAGCCCGCGGAACCATCACCTCCTGAGGAGGAAACCGAGAATTCCGGCGCTCGCGCCTACGCTGCACAAAAAGAGCTGTCAGCGCTGGAGCGAAAGATGGACCGCCTGACACGCCAGGACGAGGATCTGAAAGCGCAGATGGCAGACCATGATCCGACTGACTACGTGGGGTTACAGGACCTTGCGGATCAGGTTCGCGCAGTTGAGGACGAGGTTGGCCAGCTCGAAGCACAGTGGCTGGAGCTGTCCGAGGAGCTCGAAGATCAGAGGTAA